A genome region from Mercenaria mercenaria strain notata chromosome 11, MADL_Memer_1, whole genome shotgun sequence includes the following:
- the LOC128546666 gene encoding uncharacterized protein LOC128546666 — protein MLSMEPDVTSESHTSYKGQISDHLLVASIDIGNTYTRYAFSLRHQYEHDPTDIWMMSDLCSTEYSTDNPTVILMDENNMFDSFGYDALHKYMEHRQGHLFREIKLPLYKKVTDKDIHNVHIKDELGKQTPAVEVFQAIVHRVKDHLQAVLVKKKMDIQPKEIYWVITVPAVFTDRAVTLIETAAIQSGIAKNNLNIFIEPVSALEYCKLTYKYKQKCCTIHHPGGLTSSDADMFQDERQYMVVDIGGETLDATILKKDLRRNVTEQHKFCVVGSGGNSLHDALDNVLKDIVGNKTYNRFRLVDCGCAYKKLHKDFNEKLKRKTDEEMRFSVPDLASLLDSFKASIGTSPYAGEIRVVAGRLRLSVAFWKGLVAEYCLTLVKRLNDVFEKYSCDKNICLLLVGESAGFKTVQEAVINEFDNFDIFIPIQPKYATVEGGVMLRHAPPLTIDRVPNGRDTIVMREDDQAKASDCEIDDQAIASDFVKSISGMSISSDFIEDETITRSSKIRKGLKSLSQRLHGKPQEISVRRKYITADVITAYRDIDVSRPLKAYFAEEDEKDMTREMFWLFWEKICSVWFRGENATIPLVPVDKRAEARRVFPILGKILEHTLCILGQFPPQICRSLLLAIAHPDQDVDADLVLNDYLLFVPERESTLLSQSLKDVDWSENRKKRLTRFFSVNKISMHPTPKSFKEDLLNIAYTEIIDSSHVYVALMRRGISDFALEHFFDVLDTDGLRAVYEITKPTTEIVVTMIENMFDEADFSREEKIIINYLSNIVSNMSKKQLRQFLIWLTGSPCKPQKIDITFNTSEGRSKLPIAHTTSHVLKLSRDYSSYQDFERILMDVLSNEFLIVTAGVSGR, from the exons ATGTTGAGTATGGAGCCAGACGTAACCTCTGAAAGTCATACCAGTTATAAAGGACAAATCAGTGATCATCTTCTGGTTGCAAGCATTGATATTGGCAATACATACACCAGATACGCATTTTCGCTCCGACACCAGTATGAACATGATCCTACAGACATATGGATGATGTCTGATCTGTGTTCAACAGAATATTCAACAGACAATCCAACTGTGATATTAATGGATGAAAACAACATGTTTGACAGTTTTGGATATGATGCACTTCACAAGTATATGGAACATCGCCAGGGTCACCTCTTCAGAGAAATAAAGCTTCCTCTTTATAAAAAAGTG ACAGACAAAGATATACATAATGTACATATTAAAGACGAATTAGGAAAACAGACTCCTGCAGTCGAAGTGTTTCAAGCAATTGTACACCGAGTTAAAGACCATTTACAAGCTGTGCtagtcaaaaaaaaaatggacatacAACCTAAAGAGATATACTGGGTTATTACCGTCCCTGCTGTATTCACGGACCGAGCAGTCACTTTGATAGAAACAGCAGCAATACAG TCTGGAATTGCCAAGAATAATCTCAATATTTTCATTGAGCCAGTTTCCGCTTTGGAATATTGCAAACTCACCTACAAGTATAAACAAAAGTGCTGTACTATTCATCACCCAGGCGGATTAACTAGCTCAGATGCGGATATGTTTCAAGATGAAAGACAGTATATGGTAGTAGATATTGGAG GAGAAACACTAGATGCCACAATCCTTAAGAAAGACCTCAGACGAAATGTTACAGAGCAGCATAAGTTTTGTGTTGTTGGGAGTGGTGGTAATAGCTTACACGATGCTCTTGACAATGTATTAAAAGACATAGTTggaaacaaaacatataataGGTTCCGCCTTGTAGATTGTGGATGTGCTTACAAAAAATTGCACAAAGACTTCAATGAAAAATTGAAACGGAAAACTGACGAGGAAATGAGATTCTCAGTACCTGATCTTGCAAGCCTTTTGGATAGTTTTAAAGCTAGCATTGGTACTTCTCCCTATGCTGGTGAGATTAGAGTTGTCGCCGGTAGACTGAGATTGTCTGTAGCTTTTTGGAAAGGACTTGTAGCAGAATATTGTCTGACGTTAGTCAAGCGACTAAACGATGTGTTTGAGAAGTACTCGTGTgacaaaaacatttgtttattgcTCGTTGGAGAATCTGCTGGTTTTAAAACAGTCCAAGAAGCTGTGATAAATGAATTTGATAACTTTGACATTTTCATTCCGATCCAACCTAAATATGCTACTGTCGAGGGTGGTGTAATGCTTAGACATGCCCCTCCATTAACAATAGATCGTGTTCCAAACGGAAGGGACACCATAGTGATGAGAGAAGATGATCAGGCGAAAGCAAGTGATTGTGAAATAGATGACCAAGCAATCGCAAGTGATTTTGTGAAAAGCATATCCGGGATGTCAATTTCGAGCGACTTTATTGAAGACGAAACAATAACACGATCATCGAAAATTCGAAAAG GACTGAAATCTTTATCACAGAGATTGCACGGAAAACCACAAGAAATATCAGTCAGACGAAAGTATATTACTGCTGATGTTATCACAGCTTACAGAGACATAGATGTGTCGAGACCACTGAAGGCGTATTTTGCTGAAGAAGATGAAAAGGATATGACAAGAGAAATGTTTTGGCTGTTCTGGGAAAAGATTTGCAGCGTATGGTTTCGAGGAGAAAATGCTACTATCCCGCTTGTACCCGTTGACAAAAGAGCAGAGGCCAGACGTGTATTTCCTATTCTTGGTAAAATTCTTGAGCATACGCTTTGTATACTTGGGCAGTTTCCTCCACAGATATGTCGTAGTCTTCTATTAGCTATTGCTCATCCCGACCAAGATGTTGATGCTGATTTAGTATTGAACGATTACCTACTGTTCGTCCCGGAAAGAGAAAGTACGCTTTTGTCGCAGAGTTTGAAGGATGTTGATTGGTCAGAAAACAGAAAGAAACGCCTCACCAGATTTTTTAGTGTGAACAAGATTTCCATGCACCCGACACCAAAGTCGTTTAAGGAAGACCTTCTAAACATTGCATATACAGAAATCATCGACTCTTCACATGTGTATGTTGCGTTGATGAGACGAGGCATTTCTGATTTTGCCTTAGAACACTTCTTTGATGTTCTTGACACTGACGGTCTGAGAGCAGTGTATGAAATCACTAAACCTACAACTGAAATAGTTGTTACAATGATTGAAAATATGTTTGACGAAGCTGACTTTAGTAGAGAAGAGAAAATCATCATCAATTATCTCAGCAACATTGTCAGCAATATGAGCAAGAAACAATTACGACAATTTTTGATCTGGCTCACAGGATCACCTTGTAAGCCACAGAAAATCGACATTACTTTCAACACATCAGAAGGCAGGTCAAAGCTTCCTATAGCACATACCACAAGTCACGTGCTCAAACTGTCCAGAGACTATAGTTCGTACCAAGATTTTGAGCGTATTTTGATGGATGTTCTGTCAAATGAATTCTTAATTGTTACAGCAGGTGTATCTGGTCGTTAA
- the LOC123532192 gene encoding uncharacterized protein LOC123532192 isoform X1: MNKDSDSFNLRAFSVFMKSVDILGLAETHLLKDNVINIEGYTWFGFNRADIHKNARTGSGGVGFLIKNELCELFDVCIFEKAYEGILWLKLTHKTDKFTILPCVCYLPPENSSRYFDVHSFFDQLLTDVYRFQKEGLIYICGDFNSRVGDLEDFIPGVDFITERQVIDFKRNSYGDIFIEFLINTNLCILNGGNNIRNDYTSVSTNGSAVVDYILVSQDNLHQFQDFEVCRTTEIINDLGINVVAAASIPDHSMLLCNLNILSDNNSEVYLYSDDADSYKQCSFDKFDVSNVPSGFLNDSVMLNNVTDLINTLESNVSNQENVDRVYQNWCELIRMDMYDKIPFKTVAFGVKNKKRRPGKPWWSQKLTDLWSDVCVKKKIWLSCKSIASKKKYKSDYVQAHKIFDREVQKSKRFYWYNMQNELLLECNVDSNKFWKSIGKIGVCYTKSKKIPLEVVLEDGSISTNVQDVLCKWENDFKLLYNNPDTDDAVQFDNEHSHNNAYVNAFNDNISILEVKKAVDEAKRGKAVGIDGIPSEVLKNDTAILFLHALFNTCFSNGTVPTVWGKSIVNPIPKSSASDPRDPMSYRGIALASAMYKLYCYVLNERLNKWVERNGILVDEQNGFRKKRSTIDQASSLYNVIDTRKKLKQSTFAAFIDFRKAYDFINRSKLWNRLCNTGINGKMLSAIKSLYSTVSASIRVNCFSTEWFDVKSGLRQGCILSPLLFNLYINDLAVFLKSLDIGVKIGDELLCILLYADDIVLLAENAADLQKLLNALRDWCNLNDMNINVSKSKIIHFRPPSCSRTNQVFTCGNDTLEIVDRYTYLGLLMHEHLDLNVMVKAVAQSASRALGLVIAKCKVMGGVPYDVFTKLYDTVVWPVISYGSAIWGYRSFSCIDAVHNRAMRFYLGVGRYTPNLALAGEMAWTPTMVRQWKTVAGFVCRLCNTAMTRVNKRIAVWASSKVRCKNWFYYVKKKFQECNITFNIMSYVCKSNVVGNIEKCIMEKYVQDWFNGINRITSNSGKGNNKLRTYCTFKSEFIVEDYCKIILPRKHMSALCKFRCGVAPIRIESGRYENLQVENRICPFCPNIVEDEKHVILKCSLYNDLRESLFSYVVKNNENFKNLPEQEQLKYLFTNPLLVRSVAKTCCKILDRRKLYLCK, encoded by the coding sequence ATGAATAAAGACAGTGATAGTTTTAATTTACGTGCTTTTAGTGtttttatgaaaagtgttgatATTTTAGGTCTAGCTGAGACTcaccttttaaaagataatgttataaatatagaaggttacacttGGTTTGGTTTTAATCGTGCTGATATACATAAAAACGCTAGAACAGGTTCGGGAGGTGttggttttttaataaaaaatgaactCTGTGAATTATTTGATGTGTGTATTTTTGAGAAAGCTTATGAAGGTATTCTTTGGCTAAAATTAACTCATAAAACTGATAAATTTACTATCTTACCCTGTGTTTGTTACCTCCCCCCAGAAAACTCTTCAAGATATTTTGATGTGCATTCCTTTTTTGATCAGTTACTAACTGACGTTTACCGTTTTCAGAAAGAAGGCCTGATCTATATCTGTGGAGATTTCAATAGCAGAGTAGGTGATTTGGAAGATTTTATACCAGGTGTTGATTTTATCACTGAGCGTCAAGTTATTGATTTTAAACGAAATTCATACGGTGATATTTTTATAGAGTTTCTAATTAAcacaaatttatgtattttaaatggGGGGAACAAtatcagaaatgattatacttcaGTATCGACAAATGGCTCAGCAGTTGTTGATTACATTTTAGTAAGTCAAGATAATCTACACCAATTTCAAGACTTTGAAGTTTGTAGAACAAcagaaataataaatgatttaggTATAAATGTTGTAGCTGCGGCTAGTATACCAGACCATTCTATGTTACTTTGTAATCTGAATATATTATCTGATAACAATTCTGAAGTGTATTTGTATTCTGATGATGCTGATTCATACAAACAATGTTCCTTTGATAAATTTGATGTTAGCAATGTACCATCAGGTTTTTTGAATGATTCAGTTATGTTAAATAATGTCACTGATTTGATAAATACATTGGAATCTAATGTTTCTAAtcaagaaaatgttgacagagtGTATCAGAATTGGTGTGAACTGATTAGAATGGATATGTATGATAAGATTCCTTTTAAAACCGTTGCTTTCGGTGTCAAAAATAAGAAACGTAGACCCGGTAAGCCCTGGTGGTCTCAAAAATTGACTGATTTATGGTCGGAtgtttgtgtaaagaaaaaaatatggctTAGCTGTAAAAGTATTGCtagtaaaaagaaatacaaatctGATTATGTACAAGCTCACAAAATTTTTGATAGAGAAGTGCAGAAATCTAAGCGTTTTTACTGGTATAATATGCAAAACGAACTTCTGTTAGAATGTAATGTTGATAGTAACAAATTTTGGAAGTCCATTGGTAAGATTGGTGTTTGTTATACTAAGTCTAAAAAGATTCCATTGGAAGTTGTTCTCGAAGATGGTTCTATTTCTACTAATGTACAAGATGTTTTATGTAAGtgggaaaatgattttaaattattgtataaCAATCCTGATACTGATGATGCTGTCCAATTTGACAACGAGCACAGCCATAATAATGCATATGTTAATGCtttcaatgataatatttctatcCTTGAAGTTAAAAAGGCGGTAGATGAAGCAAAACGTGGTAAAGCAGTTGGTATAGATGGTAtcccaagtgaagttttgaaaaatgatactgCTATTTTATTTCTACATGCACTTTTTAATACTTGTTTTAGTAATGGCACTGTACCAACGGTTTGGGGTAAAAGTATTGTAAACCCAATTCCAAAATCTTCAGCTTCTGATCCTAGGGATCCTATGTCTTATAGAGGAATAGCACTTGCGTCAGCAATGTATAAGttatattgttatgttttaaatgaaagGTTGAATAAGTGGGTAGAACGCAATGGAATTTTGGTGGATGAACAGAATGGATTTAGGAAAAAGCGTAGTACAATAGACCAAGCTTCATCTTTATATAATGTAATAGATACcaggaaaaaattaaaacaatcaaCTTTTGCAGCTTTTATAGATTTCCGAAAGGCCTACGACTTTATAAATAGAAGTAAATTATGGAATAGATTATGTAATACTGGTATAAATGGAAAAATGTTAAGTGCTATAAAATCTCTATACTCTACAGTTTCTGCTTCAATCAGGGTAAATTGTTTTTCTACCGAATGGTTTGATGTTAAATCAGGCTTAAGACAAGGGTGTATTTTATCGCCTTTACTATTTAATTTGTACATTAATGATCTTGCTGTTTTTCTTAAATCTTTAGACATAGGTGTAAAGATTGGTGATGAACTTTTATGCATTTTACTATATGCAGATGACATTGTATTACTAGCAGAAAATGCTGCTGATCTGCAAAAGCTGTTGAATGCGTTACGTGACTGGTGCAATTTAAATGATATGAACATTAATGTCTCTAAAAGTAAGATCATACATTTTAGACCACCTAGTTGTTCAAGAACTAATCAGGTTTTTACATGTGGTAATGATACACTTGAAATAGTTGATAGATATACGTACCTTGGATTATTAATGCATGAACATCTGGACTTAAACGTTATGGTTAAAGCTGTAGCACAAAGTGCAAGCCGTGCTCTTGGACTTGTCATAGCCAAATGTAAAGTGATGGGTGGGGTTCCATATGACGTATTCACAAAGCTCTACGATACTGTAGTGTGGCCAGTTATTAGTTATGGTTCGGCCATTTGGGGGTACAGGTCATTTTCTTGTATTGATGCTGTTCACAATAGAGCCATGCGGTTCTATTTGGGAGTAGGGAGGTATACTCCTAATTTGGCTCTTGCGGGGGAGATGGCCTGGACTCCTACAATGGTCCGTCAATGGAAAACTGTCGCGGGCTTTGTGTGTCGTCTGTGTAACACCGCAATGACAAGAGTTAATAAACGGATTGCAGTCTGGGCTAGTTCTAAAGTTCGGTGCAAAAATTGGTTTTACTATGTGAAAAAGAAATTCCAAGAGTGTAATATTACTTTCAATATAATGAGTTATGTGTGTAAGTCAAATGTTGTTGGTAACATTGAGAAATGTATTATGGAAAAATATGTTCAAGATTGGTTTAATGGTATTAATAGAATAACTAGTAATAGTGGTAAAGGCAACAATAAATTAAGGACATACTGTACatttaaatctgaatttattgttgaagattattgtaaaattattctgCCAAGAAAACATATGTCTGCCTTATGTAAATTTCGATGTGGTGTAGCACCAATACGTATAGAGAGTGGtagatatgaaaatttacaagttgaaaatagaattTGCCCGTTCTGTCCTAATATTGtggaagatgaaaaacatgttattttgaaatgttccttGTATAATGATTTAAGGGAGTCTCTTTTCAGTTATgttgttaaaaacaatgaaaatttcaagaatttgCCAGAACAAGAACAACTGAAATATCTGTTTACAAACCCATTGTTAGTAAGATCTGTTGCCAAAACTTGTTGTAAAATTCTAGACCGTCGTAAATTGTacttatgtaaataa
- the LOC123532192 gene encoding uncharacterized protein LOC123532192 isoform X2 encodes MGSKGKSISDVIDVSEDAQEYVNSIMSSQIITRVDNPTNTSRKRHHSEAGILSTSKKARNLTVDEVDQSDRISKRQLAKAKRNLYNKDTDTPVKPPSVVVTDADVHVSTDPTIQQLISKLSSDMHMYFNCLTERMDKLESGLEAKISNKVSQILDKRINNEVKKIHKEVDDFKCSLKEDIAEEFEEINARLDSLSNSDVGMSGENSIGLNVVIRDLPEHSSEDVKSKVDSLIKDGIKVNVTCENAERKESKIEGKPGVVIAKFKSYSDKMKVMSKKRDLVKNKKYENIYINHDQTKAERQMAQNFRTILGVMKNSGVKMIGSRVVRSSSDHDRSRYSSYDRSNSQEDAGNRGRDFYHRRNRDSDRGFSSGSRDNDFHSRGDQRNRTDSVNFSGSRGDQTNRTDSFNFSGRGSRHGNSQQNGSYRKRYEKQWNNSQRR; translated from the coding sequence ATGGGCTCAAAAGGTAAATCAATATCGGATGTTATTGATGTTAGTGAAGATGCCCAAGAATATGTAAACTCAATAATGAGCAGTCAGATTATTACCCGTGTAGACAATCCTACAAACACTTCTCGCAAACGGCATCATTCTGAAGCTGGTATCCTGTCTACTTCAAAGAAGGCGCGTAATTTGACGGTGGATGAAGTTGATCAATCTGATCGTATATCTAAAAGACAATTGGCTAAAGCTAAAAGAAATCTGTATAATAAGGACACTGATACTCCTGTAAAACCACCTAGTGTTGTTGTTACAGATGCCGATGTCCATGTTAGTACAGATCCTACCATTCAACAATTAATAAGTAAACTTTCTTCAGACATGCACATGTACTTTAATTGTTTGACAGAAAGGATGGATAAACTCGAATCAGGACTTGAAGCCAAAATTTCCAACAAAGTTTCGCAAATATTGGACAAGAGAATTAATAATGAAGTTAAAAAGATTCACAAGGAAGTTGATGATTTTAAATGTTCATTGAAAGAAGACATTGCGGAGGAATTTGAGGAAATCAACGCTAGACTGGACAGTCTCTCAAATTCAGATGTCGGCATGAGCGGGGAGAACAGTATTGGTTTAAACGTTGTGATACGGGACCTACCGGAACATTCATCGGAGGATGTGAAATCTAAAGTTGATTCTCTCATTAAAGATGGTATTAAAGTAAATGTTACTTGTGAAAATGCTGAAAGAAAAGAGTCTAAAATAGAAGGCAAACCAGGTGTTGTGATTGCAAAATTCAAAAGTTACAGTGATAAGATGAAAGTTATGTCTAAAAAGAGGGATCTagtgaaaaataagaaatacgaaaatatttatattaatcatGACCAGACAAAAGCTGAGAGGCAAATGGCACAAAATTTTAGAACTATTCTAGGCGTAATGAAAAATAGTGGTGTTAAAATGATCGGTTCTCGTGTAGTGCGGTCCTCATCAGATCATGATAGATCTAGGTATAGCTCCTATGACAGGTCTAATTCTCAGGAGGATGCGGGAAACCGGGGAAGAGATTTCTACCATCGCAGGAACCGTGATAGTGACAGAGGCTTCAGTAGTGGAAGCCGTGATAATGATTTCCATAGCCGTGGAGATCAAAGAAATAGAACTGACTCTGTTAATTTTTCAGGTAGTCGTGGTGATCAGACAAATAGAACTGACTCCTTTAATTTTTCAGGTAGAGGTAGTAGACATGGCAACAGTCAACAGAATGGTAGCTACAGAAAACGTTATGAAAAGCAATGGAACAATTCACAACGCCGTTAG
- the LOC123532192 gene encoding interferon-inducible GTPase 1-like isoform X3 — translation MADRAGNKYSVFVDKVKQWKSYYDKEGIPGLVKHFQTNLNEWKDVHIKVAVTGRSGAGKSSFINAIRDVDADDDQEEDDDRKPAGVGVTECTTEVQDYIYPGNNQFRLYDLPGVGTQKFPQATYLKDVDFEKYDLLIIITDTRFMNEDLWLAQQAVECHKPFYFVRSKIENDIRNDKQAHRKTHNEAALLKKIREDMASNLKSFDVKDIFLIDNYDTQSYDFGLLTTKLIQEANEMKREAIVFSLACLSRVVIEEKKKHLERRIPMVSTFAGIVASMANTSFKNPSESSVVSREIKFYGEQFRVDTASLNVGVEVCDLSEDDKEAVDAKMYSHDKTMYENLKQSLFHMTNYIPVVGNIALGIKCAYYLQECLDETAERAVEIHALMTESFAKKCMT, via the coding sequence ATGGCAGATAGAGCTGGAAACAAGTACTCTGTATTCGTGGATAAGGTCAAACAATGGAAATCTTACTACGATAAAGAAGGCATACCAGGACTAGTAAAACACTTTCAGACAAATTTAAACGAATGGAAGGATGTCCACATCAAAGTTGCCGTAACAGGGAGATCAGGAGCCGGAAAGTCATCCTTTATCAATGCTATAAGGGACGTTGATGCAGATGATGATCAGGAGGAGGATGATGATCGTAAACCTGCGGGAGTAGGTGTTACAGAATGCACTACTGAGGTTCAAGATTACATTTACCCTGGTAATAACCAGTTCCGGTTATACGATCTGCCAGGAGTGGGCACTCAGAAATTTCCGCAAGCAACCTATCTTAAGGACGTTGACTTCGAAAAGTACGATTTGCTTATAATCATCACCGATACAAGGTTTATGAATGAAGATCTCTGGCTGGCTCAGCAGGCGGTCGAATGTCATAAACCGTTTTATTTTGTACGCTCTAAGATAGAAAACGATATTCGAAATGACAAGCAAGCCCATCGGAAAACACATAACGAAGCTGCCCTGTTGAAAAAAATAAGAGAAGACATGGCGTCGAACTTAAAAAGTTTTGACGTGAAGGATATTTTTCTTATCGACAACTACGACACACAGTCATATGACTTTGGACTTTTAACGACAAAATTAATTCAAGAGGCTAATGAGATGAAACGAGAAGCTATAGTTTTTTCCTTGGCATGTCTCTCAAGGGTGGTTATTGAAGAGAAGAAGAAACATCTTGAACGAAGAATCCCAATGGTATCTACCTTTGCTGGAATTGTCGCCAGTATGGCAAATACTTCGTTTAAGAATCCCTCAGAATCTAGTGTTGTATCaagagaaataaaattttacGGCGAACAGTTCAGAGTCGATACAGCATCCTTAAACGTTGGAGTTGAAGTGTGTGATCTTTCTGAAGATGATAAAGAAGCGGTTGACGCCAAGATGTACTCTCATGATAAAACTATGTATGAGAACTTGAAGCAGTCACTGTTTCATATGACAAATTACATACCTGTAGTTGGCAACATTGCTCTTGGCATAAAATGTGCATATTACTTACAGGAATGTCTTGATGAAACTGCTGAACGAGCTGTAGAAATACATGCGTTAATGACAGAAAGTTTCGCAAAGAAATGCATGACGTAA